A stretch of the Deltaproteobacteria bacterium genome encodes the following:
- a CDS encoding lipopolysaccharide assembly protein LapA domain-containing protein, which translates to MKNAKIAFWVILFAFIGLILFQNREFYLSPQSLGIDLMFFQYRTPEIPNAIVFMGFFFVGLLIAYFFSLVERFNSRKTIKGLNDSLRAAEKMLDALKMENEALKNADTATQAPPETVKASDERPVDEADAKQKESDAS; encoded by the coding sequence ATGAAAAATGCCAAGATTGCTTTCTGGGTAATCCTTTTCGCTTTCATCGGACTCATTCTTTTCCAGAACAGGGAGTTCTATCTGTCACCGCAAAGCCTTGGCATAGATCTCATGTTCTTCCAATACCGTACCCCTGAAATTCCCAATGCCATTGTTTTTATGGGATTTTTCTTTGTGGGGTTGCTTATCGCCTATTTTTTCAGTCTGGTCGAACGGTTCAATTCCCGCAAAACCATAAAAGGCCTGAACGATAGCCTGCGTGCCGCCGAGAAAATGCTGGATGCACTCAAGATGGAAAACGAGGCATTGAAAAACGCCGACACGGCGACTCAGGCACCACCGGAAACCGTTAAGGCTTCCGATGAGCGGCCGGTCGACGAAGCGGACGCGAAGCAGAAAGAATCAGATGCTTCATGA
- the mutS gene encoding DNA mismatch repair protein MutS, whose protein sequence is MTPVKPTPMIQQYLSVKEEYPDALLFYRMGDFYEMFFEDAEKAARLLNITLTSRNKNDDAPVPMCGVPFKAAKTYISKLIAGGHKVAICDQVEDPAQAKGLVKREVTRVVTPGTVLEDELLDAKSPNYLMAMEIRSSLTGLACLDITTGKFRVTETMRFSDALEEALRISPSEILLSGDMKSHSLFPGMQAKLERTYLTFLDAGDFAFSGARQRLLDLFKTLSLEGFGCDRMKAGVCAAGALIAYVRETQKQTLAHIQNLETYVLGQYLLFDERSYQNLEIERNLRDNGSRGTLLGVMDKTLTAMGGRQLREWVRYPLVDPAKIGLRHDAVQESLDNPQTLHALRDRLKTVQDLERLQGKITLGHANARDLTALKRSLQALPEITALLGGMTSEVFSPDIDMHALGGLADLIEASIRDDAPPTIQEGGIIKPGYNPELDELIQISRDGKGWLVKLEVREREKTGITALKVRYNKVFGYFLEVPKARLEQVPGHYVRKQTLVNAERYITDELKDFESKVLGAEERRAALEYRLFQDVRQRIVRQKDAIQAAARFLARIDCCTALATVAGENDYSRPEMNTRGVIRIDDGRHPVVEKMITGERFVPNGVLLDDEQQVLIITGPNMAGKSTILRQVALTVLMAQAGSFVPARFASLGITDRIFTRVGALDNLSQGHSTFLVEMQETANILNNATGNSLVIMDEIGRGTSTYDGLSIAWAVAEYLHDLHDKGVKTLFATHYHELTELADVKARVRNFNIAVKEWNDEIIFLRKLVEGGTNRSYGIQVARLAGVPSKVIARAKEILNRIENQDGQPAGKRSRDGKSGVGEQLQEQLSLFAPPEAEIIKKIKRLDISTMTPIEALNLLHALKEEAGSSV, encoded by the coding sequence ATGACTCCCGTCAAGCCCACCCCCATGATTCAGCAGTATCTCTCCGTCAAGGAGGAATACCCTGATGCGCTTCTATTCTACCGGATGGGGGACTTCTATGAAATGTTTTTCGAGGATGCGGAAAAAGCCGCCCGCCTCCTCAACATCACCCTGACGTCGAGAAACAAAAACGACGACGCACCGGTCCCCATGTGCGGGGTGCCTTTCAAAGCCGCCAAAACCTACATATCCAAGCTCATTGCCGGCGGTCACAAGGTGGCCATCTGCGACCAGGTGGAGGACCCCGCCCAGGCTAAAGGACTGGTGAAGCGGGAGGTCACCCGTGTGGTGACACCGGGCACCGTCCTCGAAGATGAATTGCTGGACGCGAAATCGCCCAACTACCTCATGGCCATGGAGATCCGCAGCAGCCTGACCGGACTCGCCTGCCTGGACATAACCACCGGAAAATTCAGGGTTACCGAAACGATGCGCTTTTCCGATGCGCTGGAAGAGGCGCTACGGATTTCACCCAGTGAAATTTTGCTGTCAGGAGACATGAAATCCCATTCGCTTTTTCCCGGCATGCAGGCGAAATTGGAGAGGACCTACCTTACCTTTCTCGATGCCGGGGATTTTGCGTTTTCCGGTGCGCGGCAGCGGCTGCTGGACCTGTTCAAGACGCTTTCCCTGGAGGGGTTCGGGTGCGACAGGATGAAGGCCGGTGTGTGCGCTGCCGGCGCTCTGATTGCCTATGTGCGGGAAACACAGAAACAAACCCTGGCGCACATACAGAATCTGGAAACCTATGTGCTGGGGCAATACCTGCTTTTCGACGAGCGCTCCTATCAGAACCTGGAGATAGAGCGCAATCTCAGGGACAACGGGTCCCGCGGCACCCTGCTGGGCGTGATGGATAAGACCCTGACGGCCATGGGGGGACGCCAACTGAGAGAATGGGTGCGCTATCCGCTTGTCGATCCGGCAAAAATCGGCTTGCGCCACGATGCGGTCCAGGAGTCCTTGGACAATCCCCAAACCCTGCATGCCCTCAGAGATCGTCTGAAAACCGTACAGGATTTGGAGCGGCTGCAGGGAAAAATTACTCTGGGCCACGCCAACGCACGCGATTTGACCGCCCTGAAGAGATCCCTGCAGGCCCTTCCGGAGATAACGGCGCTGCTGGGCGGCATGACCAGCGAGGTTTTTTCCCCCGATATCGACATGCACGCTCTGGGTGGCCTGGCGGATCTGATCGAAGCATCCATCCGCGATGACGCGCCGCCGACCATACAGGAAGGCGGGATCATCAAGCCCGGATACAACCCCGAGTTGGATGAGTTGATTCAAATCAGCCGTGACGGCAAGGGGTGGCTGGTGAAGCTCGAGGTGCGCGAGCGGGAGAAGACGGGCATCACTGCCCTGAAAGTCAGGTACAACAAGGTTTTCGGGTATTTTCTGGAGGTGCCTAAAGCACGTCTGGAGCAGGTGCCCGGCCATTATGTTCGCAAGCAGACGCTGGTCAATGCAGAACGTTACATCACGGATGAATTGAAAGACTTCGAGTCCAAGGTGCTGGGGGCCGAGGAGCGGCGGGCTGCCTTGGAGTACCGGCTGTTTCAGGACGTGCGGCAACGCATCGTGCGGCAAAAGGATGCCATCCAGGCCGCAGCCCGGTTTCTGGCACGCATAGACTGTTGCACCGCCCTGGCGACGGTTGCCGGCGAAAACGACTATTCACGGCCCGAAATGAATACCCGCGGCGTCATCCGTATCGATGACGGTCGGCATCCCGTGGTGGAGAAGATGATTACCGGGGAACGGTTTGTTCCCAACGGCGTCCTTTTGGACGATGAACAGCAGGTGCTGATCATCACCGGACCGAATATGGCCGGCAAATCGACTATTTTGAGACAGGTGGCCCTTACCGTCCTGATGGCGCAGGCCGGCTCCTTCGTGCCGGCGCGGTTTGCTTCGCTGGGAATAACGGACCGTATATTCACGCGCGTGGGAGCGCTGGACAACCTTTCCCAGGGACACAGCACTTTTTTGGTGGAAATGCAGGAAACGGCCAACATCCTCAACAATGCCACGGGCAACAGCCTGGTCATCATGGATGAGATCGGCCGGGGAACCAGCACCTATGACGGTTTGAGTATTGCCTGGGCCGTGGCCGAATACCTGCATGACCTGCACGACAAAGGCGTCAAAACCCTGTTTGCCACGCATTATCATGAACTGACCGAATTGGCGGACGTGAAGGCGCGCGTGCGGAATTTCAACATCGCCGTCAAGGAATGGAACGACGAAATAATCTTTCTTCGTAAACTCGTAGAGGGGGGGACCAATCGCAGTTACGGCATTCAGGTGGCCCGGTTGGCAGGGGTTCCTTCCAAAGTGATTGCCAGGGCCAAGGAAATATTGAACCGCATTGAAAATCAGGATGGTCAACCGGCCGGAAAACGCAGCCGGGACGGCAAGAGCGGCGTCGGTGAGCAACTGCAGGAGCAGCTCAGCCTGTTCGCACCGCCTGAAGCGGAGATCATAAAAAAAATCAAGCGGCTCGACATCAGCACCATGACACCGATCGAGGCGCTGAACCTCTTGCACGCCTTGAAAGAAGAGGCGGGTTCCTCTGTATGA
- a CDS encoding N-acetylmuramoyl-L-alanine amidase, with amino-acid sequence MMAKVSENISQLSKARSPLSLAVRLRRVQTIVWVLAVFAYLCFAPGEANALTPKEQYYKAKDRYAHLLKNAAHQKRRDKWLACIDSFEKVYRMDPNGPWAAAGMFKSAELYYELYRRSGRKAYRNEALDRFERITKRYPDSRYRPKSEAKITAIGTDKKTATVKKTTSLQGTRYGKAEACYNKLMDSPKKQRYRDQWMACIETFDAAFRADSEGAYADACLYYIGELYRGLHRWSHLRADSQKAVEHFQNTIRWYPQSVYAGKAESRLKSLHAESGGSQTAPNAGRSDAIAAMIDDGAADLKTPVAASPANDGRVTVVEGLRSWSNPGYTRIVIDADRETSFNHHVLKPDPSLKKPPRLYVDLMNSVLKKGFETSVPINDHLLSRVRAGQYRPDAVRVVIDIKSYKYYKIFKLSNPFRIVVDVRGEDTPTGGDEGKAVVRESGGGKIGPGELARQLSLGVKRIVIDPGHGGKDYGAPGYYKGVHEKYIVLSIAKKLKKKIERELNCEVFLTRNTDRYLTLEERTAIANTKNADLFISIHTNSARDRRAHGIETYFLNLATDDESIRVAAYENQTSTKNISDLETILNDLMQNAKIHESSRLASNVQSSLNAHMRKSYKRINNKGVKQAPFYVLLGAQMPAILVETSFISNARECKRLTTDQYQDHLCDAIIKGIRKYIEDINPTARYWQDARTGSSG; translated from the coding sequence ATGATGGCAAAAGTGTCTGAAAACATATCGCAGCTGTCGAAAGCCCGTTCGCCCCTGTCTTTGGCTGTCCGATTGCGACGGGTACAGACGATCGTCTGGGTGCTGGCTGTTTTTGCTTACCTCTGCTTTGCGCCAGGGGAGGCCAACGCCTTGACGCCCAAGGAGCAATATTACAAAGCCAAGGACCGGTATGCCCACCTTTTGAAAAATGCCGCTCATCAGAAAAGAAGGGACAAATGGCTGGCATGCATCGACAGTTTTGAAAAGGTCTACCGGATGGACCCCAATGGGCCGTGGGCGGCGGCCGGCATGTTCAAGTCGGCTGAGCTGTACTACGAACTGTACAGGCGATCGGGAAGAAAGGCCTATCGCAACGAGGCGTTAGACCGGTTCGAGCGCATCACCAAACGCTACCCCGATAGCCGGTATCGTCCGAAATCAGAGGCAAAGATTACCGCCATCGGCACCGACAAAAAAACCGCGACCGTCAAAAAGACGACCTCCCTGCAGGGAACACGCTACGGGAAGGCGGAGGCCTGCTACAACAAGCTGATGGATTCGCCGAAGAAACAGCGGTACAGGGACCAGTGGATGGCGTGCATCGAAACGTTCGATGCCGCCTTTCGGGCCGACAGCGAGGGCGCCTATGCAGACGCCTGCCTCTATTACATCGGCGAACTGTACCGCGGGCTCCACCGATGGTCCCATCTTCGGGCAGATAGTCAGAAGGCCGTCGAACATTTCCAGAACACGATACGGTGGTATCCCCAAAGCGTCTATGCCGGGAAAGCGGAATCCAGATTAAAATCCCTTCACGCTGAAAGCGGTGGGTCGCAAACGGCTCCAAATGCCGGCCGATCGGATGCCATTGCCGCCATGATCGATGACGGCGCAGCGGACCTGAAGACGCCGGTTGCGGCATCTCCTGCCAATGACGGCAGGGTAACCGTGGTGGAAGGACTGCGTTCGTGGTCGAATCCGGGGTACACCCGCATCGTCATCGATGCGGATCGGGAAACCAGCTTCAACCACCACGTTTTAAAACCCGACCCCTCCCTGAAAAAGCCGCCGCGCCTGTATGTGGATCTGATGAACAGCGTGCTCAAAAAGGGTTTCGAAACATCCGTTCCCATCAACGATCACCTGTTGAGCAGGGTGCGGGCGGGTCAGTACCGGCCGGACGCAGTACGGGTGGTCATCGACATAAAATCTTATAAATATTATAAAATATTCAAACTTTCCAACCCTTTTAGGATCGTAGTGGATGTTCGTGGAGAGGATACGCCCACCGGTGGTGATGAGGGCAAGGCTGTGGTCCGCGAATCCGGCGGGGGGAAAATCGGTCCCGGTGAGTTGGCCAGGCAGCTGTCCCTGGGAGTGAAGCGGATCGTCATCGATCCGGGGCACGGCGGCAAAGACTACGGTGCCCCGGGATATTACAAGGGGGTACACGAAAAATACATCGTCCTGTCGATAGCCAAAAAGCTGAAGAAAAAGATTGAGCGCGAACTCAATTGCGAAGTTTTTCTGACGCGCAACACCGACCGCTATTTAACCCTGGAAGAAAGAACCGCCATTGCCAATACCAAAAATGCCGATCTTTTCATTTCCATTCACACCAATTCCGCCAGGGACCGCAGGGCGCACGGTATCGAGACCTATTTCCTCAATCTCGCCACCGATGATGAATCCATACGCGTGGCCGCCTATGAAAACCAGACCTCGACGAAAAACATCAGCGACCTCGAAACGATTCTCAACGACCTCATGCAGAACGCTAAGATTCATGAGTCCAGCCGGCTGGCAAGCAATGTGCAGTCTTCACTCAACGCCCACATGCGAAAATCCTACAAGCGGATTAATAACAAAGGCGTCAAGCAGGCGCCGTTCTATGTTCTTTTGGGTGCGCAGATGCCGGCCATTCTGGTGGAAACGTCGTTTATCAGCAACGCCAGAGAGTGCAAGCGACTGACAACGGACCAGTATCAGGACCATCTGTGCGACGCCATTATCAAGGGCATACGAAAATATATCGAAGACATCAATCCGACCGCACGGTACTGGCAGGATGCGCGGACTGGGAGCAGTGGATGA